The sequence ATTCTGAAAAAGAAGGTAAGTCATCTTACTTTCTTTGATGTAATCTTCTGTCAAGAAATGTCCCTGCATTAATTCATTTGCCAAGGTTGTGCGATCTCGTAAACATCTGCTCGTATAAGCTATTGTTTTTACACCGGTTTTTTTAGCGGAGTCAACTACATTTTTGTGTTGTTGTACTCTTTTTTCCTCGTCTGTTCCTGCTATCAGCAAAACAACAGAGATATCTTTCATTGCATTTTCGAGAGAGACTATATCGTCGTAATGACCAAGGCGAACTTCAATGCCTTTTTCTTTTAAATGCTTTGCTTTGTTTTCATCGCGCGCCAAGGCAACTATAGTGTTTGCAGTTGTATGGTTTAAAAGGCTTTGAATGACTGCTCCGCCTAATTGCCCGGTAGATCCTGTGATTAAAATTTTCATAGTAAATTAATTTTTTCAAAGGTCTGTTTTTGAATGCAGATTAAAGATGCCAGAAGAGCGGCACTATTTGTCTAAAAGTCGGAATCGGCTAAAGACCTTGTTTGTAAGCGAGGGGAGAATAACCACTACTTTTTTTAAAAAATTTACTAAAGGTGGCCTGATCTGGAAAATGCAGGAGATCTGAAATTGCAGCGACAGTATTTGCTGGATCTTGTAATAAAATTTTTGCCTGAAGCACAACCGCTTCTGTTAGCCACTGGCCTGCCGTTTTACCACTTACTGCCTTTACAGTTTCTGTGAGATGTTTTGGGCTTATAAATAATTTTTCTGCATAAAATTTTAAACCTCGTTGTTTAAAGGCATAAGTTATAACCAGTTTTTTAAAGTCGCGGGTAAGTAACTGCGCCCTCGATTGTTTGCTGCTTGCCGTAACTTCGTATTGGTTATAAATGGCCGCTATTTCGAACAATAAACCCGCTATAGTTGTCTTTAAAATTTCAGAACGGTAGGGGTTTGGCGTTTCATATTTCTGTTGTAACAGCAGCATGGAAGCATGAATATCCTCAGTTTCTTTGTTGGACAGTTTTAAAACATGTCTCGAAAAACTTTCTAAGAATGTAAATTGATCAAAGTTGATGAGGGTGGTGGACGTGATAAAATCTCTTGTGAAAAACAAACTCAGGGCCTTAAAATCTTTGGATACGCCCGGCCATTGTTTGATGATGTTCGGAGACATGAGCATTAAACAATTTTTCTTTACTTCGTAATCTTCAAGATTGACCTTGAGGTTAGCAGTTCCTTTTGTACAAATTCCAATTTTGTAGTAATTACTTTTGTAGGGAATGGAGAGATCTATTTCAGAGTGCTCAGATTTTTCACCCAGAAAAAAAACTTCCAGCTCACCATTCTTGTCATTAAGAATGGTGTTTATGCCATATGTAGGAATAGAAGAAGGCATTTCAGCAATCAATGCAAGTCTTCTACAAGAAGTTCATTGCCATCAAGGTCATAATAGGTCAGCGTCATTTTAGTTGTATCGAACGACCATTTTTCTATACCACTGCCGGCAAGACCATTTGACATGGCGAGATAACTCGTTTTTCCTTCGTTATGCAGGCTCAAATGTTTTAAAAACTCTTCGTGGTTCACTTCTTTTGAGATGGGCAATTTTTCGTGTAATGCAGGAGAAGCCACTTTATGATTTTGACCATGATATTCTGAATGGCCATCCGCAACAAAGGACTCTTCTTTCTCCACACCAATTTCTTTAAGTGCTTTTAAGTATGCAACTAAAGAATCTTTTTTGCCGAAGCGCTCGTGTATTTTCGTTATTTGATCTTGTGTGAACATGTATTAGACTTGTAATAGTTAAAATTAATGCAAAGATACGCTTATTAGCCAAAGAACTAATACTGGTAAATTGCAATGGCATCACATCCAATAAACATTATCAAAAATCTGTCGGTAGCTTTTTCAAAAAGTTTTGTAAACAATCCGCTTAGTGAGGTATACTCCTTTTTTGAATCAGGGAGAAAACTATTCTGTTTAAACTTTAATAGTACCTGTCTTCACTTTTCCCCTACGTTTGTAATTGGCCAGTATAACGCCCGTTGTGGTTACAGAACTATTTACTAAAGTGAAAGAAGCTGGAAGTAGCGTTGTATCAAATAATTTTTTTCCTTTTCCCAATACAAGTGGGTAAATTTTCAGGTGGAGTTCGTCCACAAGATCATGTTGTAATAACAAATGAATAAGCTTACTGCTGCCCCATACGTGAATGTCAGAAGTCTTTGGTGCGGATTTGCCCACTGCAGGCTTGCTGGATTTAAGTTTTTTAATATCGGCGATGTTTTTTAAAAACTCCGTATGTTTCCAATCAGATTTTTTCCTGGTTTTTGAAAAAACATATTTTGTTCCTTCGTTAATGCCTGGCCAAAAGTCTGCGTGTTCAGGCCAATAGTTCTCCCAAATTTCAAAGGTTTTCCTTCCTAAAAGATAGGTGGCAGGTTTTAATTCTTTTTTTACCGCTTCATTAAAAGCTTTGTCTGAGTATGGCTGAGTCCAGCCACCAAATTTAAAACCTTCAGACTTGTCTTCCTTAGATCCTCCTGGCGCTTGCATTACGCCATCGAGCGAGATCATGGACATTACGATTATTTTTCTCATGTTACTTTTGTTTAATGAACAAATCTCGTAACGAAATTAATAAAAAGTGCGGTAGTAATGCGACAATTCAGAAGGCTAAGTGCGAAACTTAGAGCAAGTGGATTGTGAATTGGTCTATAATTTTTTGGTCAGACTAAGTGCAAATCCAGGTTGATTGTTAGGGCTCCGGAAATTGTATATAGTCCAGGCTACAGATTTCTCACTCTTTTTCCTGTTTGTTACCAAATTACAAATACCCATAATGAATGTTGTTGTTCCAAAGCCAATATTTAGTAACGATAAATTTTTTTTGCTTTCATTGGTATTACTAAATGCTGTACTATATTGTTTTTCCTGTGGCATATTAGCAAGTCCTAAAACAATAGAGCTTGCGCCCGTGAATAAACTCAGTACCGGCACCGTTTTCTTTTTTGTTTTAGTACTTATCTGAATGGTATTCATCGTATTTAGAGAAAGGTTTACGCCACCAAGAAGTGCCGAAGAAATTCCGTATGAAGGCGAAATGTAATTGTAATTATAGGTGGGAGTGGGTCCGTAAGTAGGTTGAATCATGGCACATTCTTCTTTTGTCAAGCCATTGGCAGCTATCCATTCGTCGATGCTTTTATCATTCATTTCTAAAATTTTCTTGT is a genomic window of Sphingobacteriaceae bacterium containing:
- a CDS encoding dihydrofolate reductase, producing the protein MRKIIVMSMISLDGVMQAPGGSKEDKSEGFKFGGWTQPYSDKAFNEAVKKELKPATYLLGRKTFEIWENYWPEHADFWPGINEGTKYVFSKTRKKSDWKHTEFLKNIADIKKLKSSKPAVGKSAPKTSDIHVWGSSKLIHLLLQHDLVDELHLKIYPLVLGKGKKLFDTTLLPASFTLVNSSVTTTGVILANYKRRGKVKTGTIKV
- a CDS encoding phage envelope protein, producing MFTQDQITKIHERFGKKDSLVAYLKALKEIGVEKEESFVADGHSEYHGQNHKVASPALHEKLPISKEVNHEEFLKHLSLHNEGKTSYLAMSNGLAGSGIEKWSFDTTKMTLTYYDLDGNELLVEDLH